One Rubripirellula reticaptiva genomic region harbors:
- a CDS encoding tetratricopeptide repeat protein codes for MNQIRLLLLTVLAVGFPCGLPTGFADVTAYIDGVGDLSEQAASPDAQLGKLLGQAKSLIESGNVAGAHDLLATLETNPDVSDVDVVIADLMFSLGRVAEGQQWLERASAKKPQSLAVYLAFSELAVRQRRWFDGWVLTRLAERLDPPAHWSATLKDSVATRLTLLNAVCCEGRTEWKQARKGYEDLVNLSEKIGEGIVRDANLGLARSCFRLQDYDAALAALTTITSEDNSIGTPNQLLAQFYEQSDMLSEADAAYAKSIAEAKPDQQPSAHLAYARFLLHTNAPEMAKRHLQFTLPESPNTKEQESELQFLQAVLARMEGDVTDAQTRLSKLHQTRPSAVAVSSHLASILVDRQDEAMRARALQIAESAVRNSPNSADAWATLGWVRLRLGDYEAADKSLMQSLKLGKPSRDTLHYLAEINRAAGKTQEAETLDRLYETAKGPKFFATRK; via the coding sequence ATGAATCAGATCCGACTACTTCTGCTAACAGTCTTAGCAGTTGGATTTCCTTGCGGCTTGCCTACAGGTTTCGCAGATGTGACGGCCTACATTGATGGCGTAGGCGACCTTTCCGAGCAAGCTGCTTCACCCGATGCCCAGCTCGGTAAGTTGCTTGGTCAGGCCAAAAGTCTGATCGAATCGGGAAACGTGGCCGGCGCTCACGATCTGTTGGCGACATTGGAAACAAACCCCGACGTTTCCGACGTCGATGTGGTAATCGCAGATTTGATGTTCTCGCTTGGCCGTGTCGCCGAGGGCCAGCAGTGGCTCGAAAGAGCTTCTGCAAAGAAGCCCCAGAGTTTGGCAGTTTACTTAGCTTTTAGCGAACTGGCGGTGCGGCAACGCCGTTGGTTCGATGGTTGGGTGCTTACGCGATTGGCCGAGCGACTTGACCCACCCGCCCACTGGTCAGCGACGCTGAAAGACAGTGTTGCAACACGGCTGACGCTGCTGAACGCCGTTTGCTGCGAAGGGCGAACCGAATGGAAGCAAGCCAGAAAAGGCTACGAAGATCTGGTCAACTTGTCCGAAAAGATAGGCGAGGGCATTGTTCGCGACGCAAATCTGGGACTCGCCCGATCTTGTTTTCGACTGCAGGACTACGACGCAGCGCTTGCCGCACTGACAACGATCACGAGCGAGGACAACTCCATCGGAACACCCAACCAGTTACTAGCTCAGTTCTATGAGCAAAGCGATATGCTTTCCGAAGCGGATGCGGCTTACGCAAAGAGCATCGCCGAAGCAAAGCCGGACCAACAACCATCAGCCCACTTGGCGTATGCTCGTTTCTTACTGCACACCAATGCACCGGAGATGGCGAAAAGGCATCTCCAATTTACGCTTCCCGAAAGCCCAAACACCAAAGAACAAGAATCCGAACTGCAGTTCCTGCAGGCGGTACTGGCGCGAATGGAAGGCGACGTGACCGATGCCCAAACACGACTATCGAAACTGCACCAAACACGGCCCAGTGCAGTTGCAGTTTCAAGTCACCTGGCCTCGATTTTGGTTGACCGCCAAGACGAAGCGATGCGGGCCAGAGCACTGCAAATCGCTGAATCGGCTGTCCGCAATTCTCCAAATTCAGCAGACGCCTGGGCAACGCTTGGCTGGGTCCGACTACGTTTAGGCGACTACGAAGCCGCTGACAAAAGTTTGATGCAATCACTGAAGCTTGGAAAACCATCACGCGACACATTGCACTATCTAGCAGAAATCAATCGAGCCGCCGGAAAGACGCAAGAAGCCGAAACGCTGGACAGACTTTACGAGACGGCGAAGGGCCCGAAATTCTTTGCCACACGCAAGTAG
- a CDS encoding GNAT family N-acetyltransferase, with product MAAESQSETCTRRPSNFQFAVASRIEFLDAGHWDNVTRAASVFMSRRFLSGAQDDFVGEIVRDFAIVYDAGLPVAAVATQSFNVSGEQLFDQKSQQRWTLSPELKRKSLALVKRRITMCGNVHTWGPDGVAFAPGCDRAKVWPGVAECLYRIRRANRLHGQTDYVIVKDLFEGDREPASELAAFRYSPLETEPNMVLAIDPDWRTFDDYAASLTKRYRAAARKVFKPFENESFEVAAIDDAHAEADDLYRLYQSVAQRADVCLFSLQQSTLPRMSDSLAEDFVNIGIRQDGKLIGFVTVIRDGDTAVGFYLGMDYESNATLPVYHRLLLAVIEQAIRWRCRRISFGRTALDAKSRLGCKPEAAHVWVRHRVPLLNAFVQQILKTVSHDEPPERNPFKDAT from the coding sequence ATGGCTGCAGAGTCCCAATCAGAAACCTGTACCAGGCGACCGAGTAATTTCCAATTCGCGGTCGCGAGCAGGATCGAGTTTCTTGACGCTGGTCACTGGGACAATGTCACTCGTGCCGCGTCAGTCTTCATGAGCCGGCGGTTTCTAAGCGGGGCACAAGATGACTTTGTCGGCGAGATCGTACGCGACTTTGCGATCGTCTATGACGCAGGACTGCCGGTTGCCGCGGTTGCGACTCAGTCGTTCAACGTCAGTGGTGAGCAATTGTTTGATCAGAAATCTCAGCAGCGCTGGACCTTGTCGCCAGAGTTGAAACGCAAATCGCTCGCGCTCGTCAAACGACGCATCACGATGTGCGGAAACGTGCACACTTGGGGACCGGACGGAGTCGCGTTCGCGCCAGGCTGTGATCGGGCGAAAGTGTGGCCGGGTGTCGCCGAGTGTCTGTATCGAATCCGGCGGGCCAATCGATTGCATGGGCAAACCGATTACGTGATCGTCAAAGATCTATTCGAAGGGGATCGAGAACCAGCGTCCGAGCTGGCTGCTTTTCGGTACAGTCCGTTGGAAACGGAACCCAACATGGTCCTAGCGATCGACCCGGACTGGCGAACGTTCGATGACTATGCGGCTAGTCTGACGAAACGATATCGGGCGGCGGCGAGAAAGGTATTCAAACCATTCGAGAACGAATCGTTCGAAGTCGCGGCGATCGACGACGCTCATGCCGAGGCGGACGACTTGTACCGACTGTACCAATCGGTTGCCCAGCGAGCCGACGTTTGCTTGTTCTCTCTGCAGCAGAGTACGCTGCCGAGGATGTCGGATTCGCTTGCCGAGGACTTCGTCAATATTGGTATTCGTCAGGACGGAAAGCTGATCGGTTTTGTGACGGTGATCCGTGACGGTGATACCGCGGTCGGTTTCTATCTTGGAATGGACTACGAGTCGAACGCGACGCTGCCGGTCTACCATCGATTGCTGTTGGCTGTCATCGAGCAAGCGATCCGCTGGCGATGCCGGCGAATTTCCTTTGGCCGCACGGCGCTGGATGCCAAATCGCGGCTAGGCTGCAAACCCGAAGCCGCTCACGTTTGGGTGCGGCACCGAGTTCCACTACTGAACGCGTTCGTACAGCAAATCCTAAAAACAGTCAGCCACGACGAACCGCCCGAACGAAATCCGTTCAAAGATGCAACTTAA
- a CDS encoding DUF937 domain-containing protein → MSINILDMVKSQIGGQIAGQIAGKFGVNEQTAKAGIDALLPTILGGLVSKVSSPGGTETLDRTLDEGDYDGGMLDNLGDIFSGNSGDELANKGGGVVSMIFGDKAAVLGPIIAKLTGMKSDSVMSMLAMLAPLVMSYLGKAKSSAGMDANGLASMLMSQKDSIASAMPPGVSDAMGLGLLPQSKPAATPAPAPAPQAAEGGGGGLAKILIPLVILGAVGYGCYKYIFAGIRPPGEQGNLIIEQDPNGANDGGYGPEEGSAPAAATPAEATPATTAATPEFDVTKMPAMFKSLGSTFEEITDVESAKAAMPKLETMDKQLDAASSSLAAVPELVRGPIIKTLQDNMPAVESAIEKALAIPGVGDVLKPIVDSMMSKIKPLLGDAS, encoded by the coding sequence ATGTCCATCAACATTCTCGACATGGTCAAGAGCCAAATTGGCGGCCAGATCGCTGGCCAAATTGCAGGCAAGTTTGGGGTGAACGAGCAAACGGCGAAGGCTGGGATTGATGCATTGTTGCCAACGATTCTGGGTGGGCTGGTCAGCAAAGTATCGTCGCCTGGCGGGACCGAAACGCTTGACAGAACACTCGACGAGGGCGATTACGACGGTGGGATGCTGGACAACCTTGGCGACATTTTCTCGGGCAACAGCGGCGACGAGTTGGCCAACAAAGGCGGCGGCGTGGTATCGATGATCTTCGGCGACAAGGCAGCCGTATTGGGGCCGATCATCGCAAAGCTCACGGGTATGAAGTCAGATTCCGTAATGTCGATGCTGGCGATGTTGGCACCACTGGTGATGAGCTACCTTGGTAAGGCCAAGAGCAGTGCTGGAATGGATGCCAACGGCTTGGCCAGCATGTTGATGTCGCAGAAGGACTCGATCGCATCCGCGATGCCTCCGGGCGTTTCCGATGCAATGGGATTGGGATTGCTTCCTCAAAGCAAACCAGCTGCAACTCCTGCACCCGCGCCCGCACCTCAGGCTGCAGAAGGCGGTGGCGGTGGTCTGGCCAAGATCTTGATCCCGCTCGTGATCTTGGGCGCGGTTGGCTACGGTTGCTACAAGTATATCTTCGCTGGAATTCGCCCGCCGGGCGAACAAGGCAACCTTATCATCGAGCAAGATCCGAATGGCGCCAACGATGGTGGCTACGGCCCAGAAGAAGGCAGCGCTCCTGCCGCGGCCACGCCAGCCGAAGCGACTCCGGCGACGACCGCGGCTACGCCAGAGTTTGACGTTACTAAAATGCCAGCCATGTTCAAATCGCTTGGTAGCACCTTCGAAGAAATCACTGACGTCGAATCGGCCAAAGCAGCAATGCCAAAACTTGAAACGATGGACAAGCAACTCGATGCCGCTTCGTCTAGCCTTGCCGCAGTCCCAGAGCTCGTTCGCGGACCAATCATCAAAACGCTTCAAGACAATATGCCTGCCGTCGAATCTGCGATCGAAAAAGCTCTGGCCATTCCCGGCGTGGGCGACGTGCTGAAGCCGATCGTTGACAGCATGATGTCGAAGATCAAACCGCTGCTCGGTGATGCCAGCTAA
- a CDS encoding tetratricopeptide repeat protein, whose amino-acid sequence MRFTLTRYGDRAYQAFMVLYRFLVAAIVLGASGCRMGAHVAVWQPPQLESTVGKRVAVSTVTGPKEVAGPLREKMLAMAPADSGRDMATIDPEQMASTESIRLVSGTDDVNDIALASVAKKENIDYVLRGQVISRTQSPDTKFDPTAPLAISWRLMSIGDNRHVGGRPVVVDLESARETYPDLALVADPTEALTTAAVRQSYRLVSPWIDRERIQLAIPYGMPGSKEVRRGNMLALNGRWGEAETVWQETLTKHPTQTAAVHNLAIAAAAGQDFSKAKELARRAIRRQPTGLHKQSLVWIEQKQRLYHQAFNLPEPPEGWFVTHSDDE is encoded by the coding sequence ATGCGGTTTACCTTGACTCGGTATGGCGATAGAGCCTACCAAGCGTTCATGGTTCTGTATCGATTTCTAGTCGCCGCGATTGTGCTGGGCGCATCCGGTTGCCGGATGGGTGCTCACGTTGCTGTTTGGCAACCGCCGCAACTGGAATCCACTGTCGGCAAACGAGTTGCGGTATCGACGGTGACTGGTCCGAAAGAAGTCGCTGGGCCACTGCGCGAAAAGATGTTGGCGATGGCCCCCGCGGACTCGGGCCGCGATATGGCCACCATTGATCCCGAACAGATGGCTAGCACTGAATCGATTCGGTTGGTTTCAGGCACGGACGACGTCAACGACATCGCGCTCGCATCAGTAGCCAAGAAAGAAAACATCGACTACGTGCTTCGCGGCCAAGTGATTTCGCGAACGCAATCACCCGACACCAAATTCGATCCGACCGCACCGCTGGCGATCTCGTGGCGATTGATGTCGATTGGCGACAACCGTCACGTCGGCGGCCGCCCGGTGGTCGTGGATCTTGAATCCGCCCGAGAAACGTATCCAGATTTGGCGTTAGTCGCTGATCCCACCGAAGCCTTAACCACGGCGGCGGTACGCCAATCCTATCGTTTAGTTTCGCCCTGGATCGATCGCGAACGCATCCAGCTTGCCATTCCCTACGGGATGCCGGGCAGCAAAGAAGTCCGGCGCGGCAACATGCTAGCGCTCAACGGTCGCTGGGGCGAAGCCGAAACGGTCTGGCAAGAAACTCTAACCAAACACCCCACTCAAACGGCCGCAGTACACAACTTGGCGATCGCGGCCGCCGCGGGTCAAGACTTTTCAAAAGCAAAAGAACTGGCTCGCCGCGCAATCCGTCGCCAACCGACCGGGTTGCACAAACAGTCGTTAGTTTGGATCGAACAGAAACAACGTCTGTATCACCAAGCATTCAATTTGCCGGAACCGCCCGAAGGATGGTTCGTGACGCACAGCGACGACGAGTAA
- a CDS encoding 1-acyl-sn-glycerol-3-phosphate acyltransferase, whose translation MNRYRMRFAPQVWTPALSPSIVNWLRGMRTRQCDREVRISQIDVTGDDIVRSHLDRGDGVMIMPNHSSHADPYVIYSAADRIGTPLYLMATWHVFHDKSRLVQWLLRKHGCFSVDREANDIGAFKLASSLMQDKPEPLVIFPEGEIYHCSDRVTPFREGAAAIAVAAARKATRRIVCVPCAISYRYEDDPTESLVETMGELEEAIFWRRQTGRPLDERIYRFAEALLVVKELEYLGETRIGRLPQRIRNLGDFILDAVEARHELSGGDKSIPERVKAARKTIIGKRSENSLSEEAKRTLDDDLEDLFLVVQSFSYPGDYVVDRPSIERMAETIDKFEEDVLRKFTASIKARRSATVMFGEGVEVIGDKKIKGQTTEITSEVERRVQSMLQEAAAQE comes from the coding sequence ATGAATCGATACCGAATGCGGTTTGCTCCGCAAGTCTGGACGCCTGCCCTGTCACCGTCGATTGTCAATTGGCTTCGCGGCATGCGCACACGGCAGTGTGACCGCGAAGTTCGAATATCGCAGATTGACGTGACGGGCGACGACATTGTGAGGTCGCATTTGGATCGTGGTGATGGCGTGATGATCATGCCGAACCATTCTTCGCATGCCGATCCCTACGTGATCTATTCGGCTGCCGATCGGATTGGAACGCCGCTGTACCTGATGGCAACGTGGCATGTCTTTCACGACAAGTCGCGTTTGGTTCAGTGGTTGCTACGCAAGCATGGCTGTTTCAGTGTTGATCGCGAAGCCAATGATATCGGCGCTTTCAAGTTGGCGTCGTCATTGATGCAAGACAAGCCCGAACCGCTCGTGATTTTTCCCGAAGGCGAGATCTATCACTGCAGCGACCGAGTCACTCCGTTTCGCGAAGGAGCCGCAGCGATCGCGGTGGCTGCGGCGCGCAAGGCAACTCGCCGGATCGTTTGTGTTCCCTGTGCAATCTCGTATCGCTACGAAGATGACCCGACGGAATCGCTAGTTGAAACGATGGGAGAACTGGAAGAGGCAATCTTTTGGCGACGTCAGACTGGGCGTCCGCTCGACGAACGGATTTATCGGTTCGCTGAAGCGTTGTTGGTGGTCAAGGAACTTGAATACCTTGGCGAGACTCGCATCGGACGATTGCCGCAGCGGATCCGCAATCTTGGTGACTTCATTTTGGATGCAGTCGAGGCGCGACATGAATTGAGCGGCGGCGACAAGTCGATTCCTGAACGGGTCAAAGCAGCGCGGAAAACGATCATTGGAAAGCGATCGGAAAATTCGTTATCCGAAGAAGCCAAACGCACGCTTGATGATGACTTGGAAGACTTGTTCTTGGTCGTTCAGTCGTTCAGTTACCCCGGCGACTACGTCGTGGACCGTCCGTCGATCGAGCGAATGGCGGAAACGATCGACAAGTTCGAAGAGGACGTATTGCGGAAGTTCACTGCGTCGATCAAGGCACGGCGAAGTGCGACGGTGATGTTCGGCGAGGGCGTCGAAGTCATCGGCGACAAAAAGATCAAAGGCCAAACGACCGAGATCACATCCGAAGTCGAACGGCGGGTACAATCCATGTTGCAGGAAGCTGCGGCGCAAGAGTGA
- a CDS encoding NAD(P)-dependent oxidoreductase: MTANQTPTLKVSKSTRIGWIGTGVMGRSMCGHLIEAGYQTTVYNRSPEKSDELVACGATRVASPADVARSSDVVFTIVGFPSDVESVILGADGVLAGASPGCVVVDMTTSKPSLAVEIDRRARQVGVHSVDAPVSGGDLGARNAALSIMIGGDAVVVDAIDPLLRLMGKTIVHQGPAGSGQHTKMVNQTLIAAGMIAVCEGMLYAEKVGLNVETVLQSVSSGAAGSWSLSNLAPRMVAGDFEPGFYVEHFIKDMGIALDEAARVNLCLPGLALAHQLYQAVAAQGNRKKGTQALLLALKKLNGTESQ; this comes from the coding sequence ATGACTGCGAATCAAACCCCAACTTTGAAGGTCTCGAAGTCCACGCGTATCGGCTGGATCGGAACGGGTGTGATGGGACGCAGCATGTGCGGTCATCTGATCGAGGCAGGTTACCAGACGACCGTCTACAACCGTTCGCCGGAAAAGTCAGACGAACTGGTGGCTTGCGGCGCGACGCGGGTGGCGTCGCCTGCGGACGTTGCGAGATCCAGTGACGTGGTATTCACAATTGTGGGTTTTCCGTCGGACGTAGAGTCCGTGATCTTAGGCGCAGACGGAGTCCTCGCTGGCGCATCGCCGGGGTGCGTTGTCGTGGACATGACGACCAGCAAGCCATCACTTGCCGTTGAAATCGATCGGCGAGCTCGTCAGGTCGGCGTGCATTCGGTCGACGCACCGGTCAGCGGCGGTGACTTGGGGGCTCGCAACGCGGCGCTTTCCATCATGATCGGTGGCGATGCGGTCGTGGTCGACGCGATTGATCCGTTGCTGCGATTGATGGGCAAGACGATTGTTCATCAAGGACCGGCCGGATCGGGCCAGCACACCAAGATGGTGAACCAGACGTTGATCGCAGCCGGCATGATCGCGGTTTGCGAGGGGATGCTGTACGCCGAGAAAGTCGGGCTGAATGTCGAAACGGTGCTGCAGAGTGTCAGCAGCGGCGCGGCGGGAAGTTGGTCGTTATCCAACTTGGCACCACGCATGGTGGCCGGCGATTTCGAGCCTGGTTTTTATGTCGAACACTTTATCAAGGATATGGGCATCGCGCTAGACGAAGCGGCGCGAGTGAACCTGTGTTTGCCTGGGTTGGCGCTGGCCCACCAACTGTATCAAGCCGTCGCGGCACAAGGGAACCGCAAGAAGGGCACACAAGCATTGTTGTTGGCGCTCAAGAAACTCAACGGGACCGAATCCCAATGA
- a CDS encoding ExeA family protein: MQSTEQDYHVPAFPSFPAVTRYVALGSVEEAFARVCRSVDAQEAVSLVIGPPGTGKSLICGLLVEQYKETHEVVVLGETPIDDRASFLRHLLHHLGMNFSQAPENDLQLALVDRVCGPSSASGGLLIVIDEAQSIAPEVLEAVRMVTNIMKGGKPRVSAVVCGAMKLDEVLIDTSLEAFTQRIATRCYLHPMNGHETRYYIHEIIRGCGADPKDVIVDEAVSAIHHASSGVPRLVNQMMTQAIDTAEEAGESLITEAVVDRAWAALQQLPCPMVDEPALKATGGSPIEFGELELAPMKPLEKKSMQPAAADDDMSGREVAELDDSESLGFADEDEWQLADESIDLEQSTAMWVDDSDEEYKAVAPLPSALFGEFEIEEEISASVSKDSSPSKEPSIPVRESAPAASKAPVAPKVPARMSLESMLHQEIVGMTSVDPTVEVYSDSSDVHQNMMDIGSSFEPHNSCDDDCSTDCDSSNDLEMKAADDMAASEYESDNYENEDQWSDHIRLAHDDSDILVIEDELELTRTDSPDASENAPRSVTIDFQSMLARMRTGT; encoded by the coding sequence ATGCAATCGACTGAACAAGACTATCACGTTCCTGCCTTTCCTTCTTTCCCGGCCGTCACTCGCTACGTGGCACTCGGAAGCGTCGAAGAAGCGTTCGCACGAGTCTGTCGCAGCGTCGATGCTCAGGAAGCCGTTTCGCTGGTGATCGGACCTCCCGGTACGGGCAAGAGCCTGATCTGTGGCCTATTGGTCGAACAATACAAAGAAACTCACGAAGTCGTGGTGCTCGGTGAAACACCGATTGACGATCGGGCGTCGTTTCTTCGGCACCTGCTGCACCACTTGGGCATGAACTTTTCCCAAGCCCCCGAGAATGACTTGCAGTTGGCGCTCGTCGACCGGGTCTGTGGACCGTCTTCCGCAAGCGGTGGGCTGTTGATCGTGATCGACGAAGCGCAATCGATTGCACCGGAGGTCTTGGAGGCGGTGCGAATGGTGACCAACATCATGAAAGGTGGTAAGCCACGAGTTTCGGCGGTCGTTTGTGGCGCAATGAAGCTAGACGAAGTGCTTATCGATACAAGCTTGGAGGCGTTCACGCAGCGAATCGCGACTCGCTGTTATCTGCATCCGATGAATGGTCATGAAACACGGTACTACATCCACGAGATCATTCGCGGATGCGGCGCCGATCCAAAGGACGTGATCGTTGACGAGGCCGTCAGTGCCATTCATCACGCGTCCAGCGGTGTGCCTCGGTTGGTCAACCAGATGATGACCCAGGCTATCGATACCGCTGAAGAAGCGGGCGAGTCGCTGATCACCGAAGCAGTGGTTGATCGGGCTTGGGCTGCGCTACAGCAGTTGCCATGCCCGATGGTTGATGAGCCAGCGTTAAAAGCGACGGGTGGATCACCCATTGAATTTGGTGAGTTGGAATTGGCTCCGATGAAACCGCTTGAAAAGAAGTCGATGCAGCCTGCCGCTGCGGATGATGACATGTCCGGTCGCGAAGTCGCTGAACTTGATGATTCGGAATCGCTCGGGTTCGCGGACGAAGACGAGTGGCAGTTGGCCGACGAGAGCATCGATTTGGAACAGTCGACCGCAATGTGGGTCGATGACAGCGACGAAGAATACAAAGCTGTCGCACCGCTGCCATCCGCTCTGTTCGGCGAATTTGAAATCGAAGAAGAGATTTCCGCCAGCGTTTCAAAGGATTCTTCGCCATCGAAAGAGCCCTCGATTCCTGTTCGCGAATCGGCGCCGGCGGCATCAAAGGCACCGGTGGCACCAAAGGTACCGGCTCGCATGAGTTTGGAATCAATGTTGCATCAAGAAATCGTAGGTATGACAAGCGTCGATCCGACCGTCGAAGTGTATTCGGACTCAAGCGATGTGCACCAAAACATGATGGACATCGGATCGAGTTTCGAACCTCATAACAGTTGCGATGACGATTGCAGCACTGACTGCGACAGCAGCAATGATCTAGAAATGAAGGCTGCCGACGACATGGCTGCCAGTGAATACGAATCTGATAACTATGAAAACGAAGACCAGTGGAGCGATCACATTCGTTTGGCACATGACGACAGTGACATCTTGGTGATCGAAGACGAGCTAGAGCTGACGCGAACCGATTCGCCCGATGCCTCCGAGAATGCTCCGCGCAGCGTGACGATCGACTTCCAGTCAATGTTGGCACGCATGAGGACTGGTACCTAA
- the zwf gene encoding glucose-6-phosphate dehydrogenase, which translates to MADTIVIFGASGDLTSRKLVPALFRLFVKGRWPEGSRIVGVSRSEFKHEEWRDSLRTMTEKFGGEHFTAEAWDKFAENIFYQAGDIKNQDDFKALAEFLKTVESDASAGRVYYLSTMPQLYEEAIQQLGKAGLADDTNGYRRVIIEKPFGTDLATAQALNCSIHSVFREDQIYRIDHYLGKETVQNIFALRFANSIFEPIWNRNYVDHVQITVAEEVVIGRRAGYYDTSGILRDMFQNHLLQLMMITAMEPPARYDAALVRDEKVKVLHSVRKMLGSDFANNTMRGQYEGYLREEGVPKNSQTETFAVLKLYCDNWRWKGVPFFLRSGKGMSCRTTQIVVQFKNVPHILFGEKTRTPVGNRLVIQVQPAEGIQLHFETKVPDSEMKTRTSTMDFSFQQAGGAELPDAYQRLLLDAMNGDASLFARSDEVELAWGIIDPIIAAWKSPAAPSLFPYPTGLWGPSEATPWMAEQHREWFDVCPVLR; encoded by the coding sequence ATGGCAGACACGATCGTAATTTTCGGTGCGTCGGGAGACCTGACGAGTCGCAAACTGGTTCCCGCGTTGTTTCGCTTGTTTGTCAAAGGACGTTGGCCCGAAGGTTCTCGCATCGTCGGTGTGTCTCGCAGCGAATTCAAGCACGAAGAGTGGCGTGATTCGTTAAGAACGATGACGGAAAAGTTCGGCGGCGAGCACTTCACGGCCGAAGCTTGGGACAAGTTCGCTGAGAACATTTTCTATCAAGCGGGCGACATCAAAAACCAAGATGATTTCAAAGCTCTCGCTGAATTCTTGAAAACTGTCGAGAGTGACGCATCGGCTGGCCGCGTTTATTACTTGTCAACGATGCCGCAGTTGTACGAGGAAGCCATCCAGCAGCTCGGGAAAGCCGGGCTCGCCGACGACACCAATGGCTATCGCCGCGTCATTATCGAGAAACCGTTCGGCACGGACTTGGCCACCGCCCAGGCGCTGAACTGTTCGATTCATAGTGTCTTTCGCGAAGACCAGATCTATCGAATCGATCATTATCTGGGCAAAGAAACGGTCCAGAATATCTTTGCGTTGCGGTTCGCCAACAGCATTTTTGAACCCATCTGGAATCGCAATTATGTCGATCACGTTCAGATCACCGTTGCCGAAGAAGTCGTGATCGGACGTCGGGCTGGGTATTACGACACGTCGGGCATTCTGCGCGACATGTTTCAGAATCACCTTTTGCAGTTGATGATGATCACGGCGATGGAGCCTCCGGCGCGTTACGACGCGGCGCTCGTGCGTGATGAAAAAGTGAAGGTGCTGCACAGCGTTCGCAAAATGCTTGGCAGCGATTTTGCCAACAACACCATGCGCGGCCAATACGAGGGCTATCTTCGTGAAGAAGGTGTTCCGAAAAATAGTCAAACGGAAACGTTTGCGGTGCTGAAACTGTACTGCGACAATTGGCGATGGAAGGGCGTGCCGTTCTTCTTGCGCAGTGGTAAAGGCATGTCGTGTCGCACGACTCAGATCGTGGTCCAGTTCAAGAATGTGCCTCACATTTTGTTCGGCGAAAAGACTCGCACCCCGGTCGGCAATCGTTTGGTGATCCAAGTCCAGCCGGCCGAAGGAATTCAACTGCACTTTGAAACCAAGGTGCCAGATTCTGAAATGAAGACACGGACCAGCACGATGGATTTCAGTTTTCAACAGGCCGGCGGAGCCGAATTACCCGACGCGTACCAGCGTTTATTGCTCGACGCGATGAACGGCGACGCTAGCCTGTTCGCACGTAGCGACGAAGTCGAATTGGCGTGGGGAATCATCGATCCGATCATCGCGGCTTGGAAGAGTCCTGCGGCGCCGTCCCTGTTCCCGTATCCGACCGGATTGTGGGGACCGTCCGAGGCAACGCCGTGGATGGCCGAACAGCATCGCGAATGGTTCGATGTCTGTCCGGTGTTGCGATAG